TGTTTATAATAATTATGAATACTAATCTCCAATCTATGTGTGTGGCCTAGACAGACTGTCATTTGACACTCTGTCTGGGACATTCACACATAGTTCCCTATTtgtccattaattttttttttccttttacagcACATCTAGCAGTACTCGGGCGCCACAAGCTCCTCGTGAAGTCCTTCCAGAGTCCGGAGCTCAAGAGGCGGTCCCCGAAGAGCCGCCCACCGCGGGTCCCTCACATCCTACTCCAACAGCTGGTCGGGACCTCAATGTTCCCCTACCTGTGCCCTCTGGCGGCGCAACAATGGCCACAATGGCACCACTTTTTGAGGCATTGATGCGTCGCCAGAGGACCGGTAGGAGCCGTCAGGCGGACTACGAGGATCTCACAAGGCTCGTTTACGAGTCCTTGATGGGATATACCAATAGGATTGCCGCTTTGGAGGAACAAGTGCGACGTCTGCAGGAGGGGGCGGTGCATACGTCGCAATTGGGTCCTGTGCATCACTATTGGTATTCGTTGCTCCCCGTGATGGAACGATTTACGCCCGACCAGTTGTTTGAGTCCCGAAGACAGGTGGATAGTGTCTTGTGGCAAGttcagcaccgccccacatcctatcccccatccatgccctatcccccatcaCAACCTCAACAACCCCCTACCCAAACTACCTACCCACCTTTCCTACCTCCTCATCCCCCCATCCCAGCCTCCACATTCCACCGAGCacttttctcaccacttttctccttctccttctcctcctcaataTTTTCCAACTAGCAGTTTCAACACTCCTTCTACTCTGGCTCGGTCAACTCCTTCTCCCGCTCCCCCATCCAGATTGAATACTCCCTCTGTTGTGCTTGCCACAACACACACTTTTATGTCCACAGGGGCACAGGAACGAGGGGGACCAACCAGTGTTGAAACCTCCACCACCCAACCTTCCACTCCCACCGGTCCTACTTACAGGCATttgtagcctttttttttatttttttattattctaaaaagttatttatatttttaaaataaaatagatattgtttataaattttatttgttttgtatttatttaattttttggtaaataaaagCGAACATCTCACATCGCTTTTGAAGTGAACTATACTTGGTTTGCTCCGACAGCGATGGGAGATTACTTTAGTGTATGTAGGAAAGGTCTTTAAAATTGTACGATCGCCAGcgaagcgacacaagtatgtgtcgctccgctggcgttggtcagattactacaccataacaggcctgataaaatctaccttcgccagtggagcgacacaagtatgtgtcgctcctctggcgtctgtcagattactacaccataacaggcctgataaaatctaccttcgccagtggagcgacacaagtatgtgtcgctcctctggcgtCGGTCAGATACTACACCATAACAGGACTGATGAAATCTACCTTCGCcagtggagcaacacaagtatgtgtcgctccgctggcgttggtcagattactacaccataacaggcctgataaaatctaccttcgccagtggagcgacacaagtatgtgtcgctcctctggcgtCGGTCAGatactacaccataacaggcctgataaaatctaccttcgccagtggagcgacacaagtatgtgtcgctcctctggcgtcggtcagattactacaccataacaggcctgataaaatctaccttcgccagtggagcgacacaagtatgtgtagCTCCGCTGGCGTCGGTCAGatactacaccataacaggcctgataaaatctaccttcgccagtggagcgacacaagtatgtgtcgctcctctggcaTCGGTCAGATTACTACACACTAATTAATGATGAAATCTACCTGCGCCAGCGAAGCTACACAAagatgtgtcgctcctctagtgATATAGAAGATTGAAATTGAGTATCAACACAATAATATATCTGCAGTGTAGCAAATCACGAATGTATTTCTCTTATATCGtgctaaaaataatatataattaaaactTCAAATACTTTGAAAAACTATATTTATTGAAACACAAATCCAATTGAAAACTAATACAAAAAACTGTAAACCACTAAAATAAACAGAAATTAACTGTAAAtctcaaaaaaactgaaaatgtttaaacaaatcggtcctgccagtccacccttcCTGCCTCCGAGCAAAAATAATCTGCAAAACAGTCTCTCATCCGTGATACTGCAACACTTGACCGTGGTCCAAAACTTTCAATGCTTGGCATCTCGCTGTCCTCCTGTATCTGTTCCAAATTCAGTGGTTCCTTTTtaaggaggtagttgtgtaacacaaCAGCACACTTTACAACCTCATCCACCGATTCCACCTTCATATGAATTGGTTTGTTAAAAATCCGCCATTTTGCAACCAAAATTCCAAATGTACATTCAACCATTCTTCGAGCCCTGGTCAAGCGGTAGTTGTATGTCTGTTTTGTTAAATTTAATCCGCGGCTTGAATAAGGTTTCAgaagatttccacacatttggaaggccTCATCACCAACCAATACAAACGGCATGGGTGGGGCATCAGTACCTGGCAGTGGTTGAGGCTGCGGGAAATCAAATTCTCTATTATATAGACTCCTGCCCATATAAGAATTTTTAAAAACCATGGAATCGTTGGCGCGTCCATAGGCCCCCACGTCGACGGCAACAAATCGGTATTCTGCATCAGCGATAGCCATTAGAATTATTGAAAAATATTTCTTATAgttgtaaaactcagatccggatCCTTGGGGCTTGATTATTCTTATATGTTTCCCGTCTACTGCACCTATGCAGTTGGGAAACGGACAAATATCCCAATATTTTTCAGCAATTTCGGTCCAATGCTGTCTAGTTGGATGTGGAATAAATTCCTCATGAAGTTGAtcccacaaaacacggcatgtcTCCTTCACAATAATGGAAACAGTCAATATGCCAAGGCGAAATTGGAAATGGAGCGAGCTAAAACTTTCTCCACTTGCAAGAAACCtatgaaaaaataaacatttttattttagaaaaaattataatatatatcatTCAAGATACAATTCTATGGGACGTTTTTTTAATCAAGATTTTTTATGTAGAcaataataatgtaaaaaaaaaggagaaaggtTTCTTCTCCATGGTGACCGATATTGATCACAGTTCATTTGACATCGTTTGACCATTATTTTGATTTAAgcataattaaaaataataatgctgATCATCACTTGTGGCCTATCCACTTTCTACAATGATcacaggaaataaaaatttaaattattttacttttacaCTACCAATGAGCAGCTTTAAAAAATTAGACTTCgtactatatataatatttatctaCTTTACCTTATGGTCAACAACAGGCGTTCTGCTGGGGAAACACAGCGGCGGAAAGTGGTGTCTTGCCTTTGAATGTGAGGTGACACCCGTTGTAAGAGATCGTCAAAACTTTCTACCGTCATCCGTAAGTAATTAACAAATTTGTCTGGATAATTCCTCAATTCGGGAAACAAAGTTTCAAAAACTCCCCTTCTTATTCTTGCAGATgttattggatgcacccaatagcgacgCTTTCTACGCTGTCTGTCTCGAAGACGTCTTCTCCA
The Bufo gargarizans isolate SCDJY-AF-19 chromosome 2, ASM1485885v1, whole genome shotgun sequence genome window above contains:
- the LOC122929300 gene encoding uncharacterized protein LOC122929300 — protein: MSSSTSSTDAGTSPPRRRRRHDTSSSAEERPRGPETAGEEEAGGGGHEAVAPPVGSNRGRQSKARGSRGARGGRVRGPRRSTRTDEEEFGSCIIDNELLIQMVEDRPPLWDHTDRRHADHHGTRLLWLEICEVLVPNWDDLNESQREECRTTILVRWRSMRDRYKKDYNEEVKCPSGSGGSQKWPYRYAAALGFLRRTLQLRSTSSSTRAPQAPREVLPESGAQEAVPEEPPTAGPSHPTPTAGRDLNVPLPVPSGGATMATMAPLFEALMRRQRTGRSRQADYEDLTRLVYESLMGYTNRIAALEEQVRRLQEGAVHTSQLGPVHHYWYSLLPVMERFTPDQLFESRRQVDSVLWQVQHRPTSYPPSMPYPPSQPQQPPTQTTYPPFLPPHPPIPASTFHRALFSPLFSFSFSSSIFSN